A single genomic interval of Chloracidobacterium validum harbors:
- a CDS encoding glucose 1-dehydrogenase, which produces MTQTFQNTAVLVTGGASGIGRAIALAFAAAGAKTVVADQNAEGAAETVSQIEASGGQGISVVVDITDANAIADLVKTAAHAFGRLDVAVNNAGVLGTPAPLHDTDNAMFDQVLSVNLRGLFLCMKYEIHQMLKQGGGSIVNVASLAGLVGFSGFAPYAASKHAVLGLTKTAALEYAKSNIRVNAVCPSIIETPMTAASHIPPQLVEKYLNAHPMRRAGRPEEVASAVLWLASDGASFVNGTALTVDGGAFAQ; this is translated from the coding sequence ATGACGCAGACATTTCAAAACACGGCGGTTCTCGTTACAGGCGGGGCATCGGGTATCGGGCGCGCAATTGCGCTGGCTTTTGCTGCCGCCGGGGCCAAAACTGTCGTCGCTGACCAAAACGCTGAAGGGGCAGCCGAAACCGTTTCCCAGATTGAAGCCAGTGGCGGGCAAGGCATTTCAGTGGTTGTGGACATAACCGATGCCAACGCCATCGCGGACTTGGTCAAAACGGCGGCGCATGCCTTCGGAAGGCTGGATGTCGCCGTCAATAATGCCGGTGTGCTTGGCACACCGGCGCCCCTGCACGATACAGACAACGCCATGTTTGATCAGGTCTTGAGCGTCAACCTGCGCGGTCTGTTTCTGTGTATGAAGTATGAAATCCACCAAATGCTCAAACAGGGTGGCGGGAGCATTGTCAACGTGGCATCGCTCGCCGGGTTGGTTGGGTTCTCAGGATTCGCCCCCTACGCTGCCAGCAAGCATGCGGTGCTCGGACTGACCAAGACTGCGGCGCTGGAATATGCCAAGTCCAACATTCGGGTGAACGCCGTTTGTCCATCCATCATTGAAACCCCAATGACGGCGGCATCACATATCCCGCCACAACTGGTTGAGAAGTACCTCAATGCCCATCCGATGCGGCGCGCCGGACGACCTGAAGAGGTGGCGAGTGCCGTCCTGTGGCTGGCTTCGGATGGGGCTTCGTTTGTCAACGGGACCGCCCTTACGGTAGATGGGGGCGCGTTCGCCCAGTGA
- a CDS encoding molybdenum cofactor biosynthesis protein MoaE has protein sequence MEVLSTGDIIGLIHVPIDTPTIVRQLLRGCVGAVATFEGVVRNNWQGRQTRFLDYEAYEPMALKMLRRVAEEARVAYPDIDRLALVHRLGRLMISETSVLVVVTAAHRAVAFDACRFGIDQIKMTVPIWKHEHFEDGDVWVEGVRPTPL, from the coding sequence ATGGAAGTTTTGTCCACCGGCGACATCATCGGATTGATCCATGTGCCGATTGACACGCCGACAATTGTTCGTCAGTTGCTACGTGGTTGCGTTGGCGCGGTGGCGACCTTCGAGGGCGTTGTCCGTAACAACTGGCAGGGGCGTCAGACGCGCTTTCTTGACTATGAAGCCTACGAACCGATGGCGCTCAAAATGCTCCGCCGTGTCGCCGAAGAAGCGCGTGTTGCCTATCCTGACATTGACCGCCTGGCACTGGTGCATCGCCTCGGCCGCCTCATGATTTCCGAAACAAGCGTGTTGGTGGTGGTGACGGCGGCGCACCGGGCCGTTGCGTTTGACGCCTGTCGGTTTGGGATCGATCAAATCAAAATGACAGTTCCGATTTGGAAGCACGAACACTTTGAAGATGGCGACGTGTGGGTGGAGGGGGTCCGCCCCACGCCACTCTGA
- a CDS encoding VIT and vWA domain-containing protein yields MSRQLRRPLLAWSLGWVVSAVWLAVGGLAYPAAAQSGVVLPGDESAPDPTRIALEDMRVDIRIDQQFARVRVVQIYANRTNQPLEGKYIFRLPTSGAIADFAVWDGDVRIPGVMLELPRAQEIYGELKRQAIDPGLVTQEDEAGGTTAFTVRLVPIPAFGTKRVELEYVEAVPVAGLRSFFSLPLKPSQYGVQSVGNLRIRVDVTSGFPLVAFKQRDTAYPCQVTPMGINRVLAEYQGAGVALTQDFAFDYGLDVSRTSVSLIAYRSPEPLLAYDLRDPNRTKPDEDGYFEVSALLNERGLPVSDAAPPPAPPRSVVLLLDTSLSMNFEKLDRAYEACGVFLKSLRPEDRFNLALFNDDVQVWAESPRPGTPSETAQALDFIRRGYLSGGTDLAKALQRGLALAKALPGDERALVIVTDGNPTLTTTRAGKLVRDFAEANAQGGPPVRVFAFGVGADANRDVLGELARVSRGVSEFGRETDDLTFRLDAFFAKVGQRPVEGIKLRLSDPDNAYAVYPNEDATGYDGSRVSFVGRYRRPVSQVECSISGARAGQPVAATATGTLPAQDTTHAHLPRLWAQERISALLRRMTLDGEDDALIAEVIALSKKYNIVTPYTAFLAAPRALLRPRVIKPGDPVLRVRADASIRSVVAVFPFGLTKPLTYLAADDVWETRFLAPKTMQDGRYRCRLILTDASGNVFQEEKGFTIDSRPPQLGVTTSPITARAGGEIEVRVAADADTRRITARLAGGLPILVKWDPQRKTNVGVLRLPPGLPAGRYVLLVTAEDFAHNVASREVPLDVLAN; encoded by the coding sequence ATGTCTCGGCAGCTCCGTCGTCCGTTGTTGGCCTGGTCGCTGGGCTGGGTTGTGTCGGCCGTCTGGCTGGCGGTAGGTGGGTTGGCCTATCCGGCCGCCGCGCAATCCGGTGTCGTGTTGCCGGGCGATGAGTCAGCGCCCGATCCGACGCGCATTGCGCTCGAGGACATGCGGGTGGACATCCGCATCGATCAACAGTTTGCGCGGGTGCGTGTCGTCCAGATTTATGCCAATCGAACCAACCAGCCGCTTGAAGGGAAATATATTTTTCGCCTGCCGACCAGCGGCGCCATTGCCGATTTTGCGGTTTGGGACGGGGACGTGCGCATTCCAGGCGTGATGCTTGAGTTGCCACGCGCTCAGGAAATTTACGGTGAACTCAAACGCCAGGCAATTGATCCAGGGCTGGTCACGCAAGAAGATGAAGCCGGCGGCACCACGGCCTTCACCGTCCGTCTGGTTCCGATTCCGGCCTTTGGAACGAAGCGCGTCGAGCTGGAATATGTCGAAGCGGTTCCGGTCGCCGGGCTGCGGTCGTTTTTCTCGCTGCCGCTCAAGCCATCGCAGTATGGCGTGCAGTCGGTCGGCAACCTGCGCATCCGGGTGGATGTGACCAGTGGTTTTCCGCTGGTGGCATTCAAGCAACGCGACACGGCCTACCCATGCCAAGTGACGCCAATGGGTATCAACCGCGTCCTGGCTGAGTATCAAGGCGCAGGCGTCGCCCTGACCCAGGATTTTGCCTTTGATTACGGACTGGATGTGTCGCGCACGAGTGTGAGCCTGATTGCCTACCGCTCGCCGGAGCCGCTCCTGGCGTATGATTTGCGCGATCCCAATCGAACAAAACCAGACGAAGACGGTTATTTTGAAGTGTCGGCGTTGCTCAACGAGCGCGGACTGCCGGTCAGCGATGCCGCCCCGCCACCCGCGCCGCCGCGGTCGGTGGTCTTGTTGCTTGACACCTCGCTTTCGATGAACTTCGAGAAACTTGACCGCGCTTACGAAGCCTGTGGGGTGTTTTTGAAGTCGCTCCGCCCGGAAGACCGTTTCAATCTGGCGCTGTTCAATGATGATGTGCAGGTATGGGCTGAGTCGCCACGACCGGGGACGCCTAGCGAGACGGCACAGGCGTTGGACTTCATCCGGCGCGGCTACCTGAGCGGTGGGACGGATCTTGCCAAGGCGCTCCAGCGCGGACTGGCGCTGGCCAAGGCGCTGCCGGGTGACGAGCGCGCGCTGGTCATCGTCACAGACGGCAATCCAACCTTGACAACGACGCGCGCCGGCAAGCTCGTCCGTGACTTTGCCGAAGCCAATGCCCAGGGTGGCCCACCGGTTCGGGTTTTCGCCTTTGGCGTTGGCGCGGATGCGAACCGCGATGTTCTTGGTGAGTTGGCGCGGGTAAGCCGTGGCGTGAGCGAGTTTGGGCGTGAAACCGACGACCTGACCTTCCGCCTGGATGCCTTTTTTGCCAAGGTCGGGCAGCGCCCGGTCGAAGGCATCAAGCTGCGCCTGAGCGATCCTGACAATGCTTACGCGGTGTATCCAAATGAAGACGCAACCGGCTATGACGGTTCGCGGGTGAGTTTTGTGGGGCGCTACCGCCGGCCGGTGTCACAGGTCGAGTGCTCGATCAGCGGCGCACGTGCCGGGCAACCAGTGGCCGCCACGGCGACCGGCACGCTGCCAGCGCAGGATACCACCCACGCCCACTTGCCCCGCCTGTGGGCCCAGGAACGCATTTCCGCGCTGCTTCGCCGAATGACGCTCGACGGTGAGGACGATGCGCTGATTGCCGAAGTCATCGCGCTGTCAAAGAAATACAACATTGTGACGCCCTACACGGCTTTTTTGGCGGCGCCCCGTGCGCTGCTCCGTCCGCGGGTGATCAAGCCCGGCGATCCGGTGTTGCGCGTGCGGGCCGACGCTTCAATCCGGTCGGTGGTGGCCGTCTTTCCCTTCGGACTCACCAAGCCGTTGACGTACCTGGCGGCCGATGACGTGTGGGAGACGCGCTTCCTTGCACCCAAGACCATGCAGGATGGTCGTTATCGTTGCCGTCTCATCCTGACGGATGCCAGCGGCAATGTCTTTCAAGAGGAAAAAGGTTTTACGATTGACAGCCGTCCACCGCAGTTGGGGGTGACGACCAGTCCGATTACCGCGCGGGCTGGCGGCGAAATTGAAGTTCGCGTGGCGGCTGATGCCGATACGCGGCGGATTACGGCGCGGCTGGCCGGTGGACTCCCCATCTTGGTCAAGTGGGACCCGCAGCGCAAAACGAACGTCGGCGTGCTGCGCCTTCCACCAGGCTTGCCGGCTGGGCGCTATGTACTGCTTGTCACCGCCGAGGACTTTGCCCACAACGTCGCAAGTCGGGAAGTGCCGCTGGACGTTCTTGCTAACTAG
- a CDS encoding sigma-70 family RNA polymerase sigma factor, translating into MLPASELHLRFALDTTGIAAPETAQPLSIAEVELLDGIRAGSHAAFETLVTAHQKPIYNLLLRVLGDPEDAADVLQETFLSAYRGAQTFRGDCDIRTWLYRIAVNRAANHRRWWRCRRQASTVSLDAEPEDGQLSLSETLAAPDATPEQQALWRERQAQVLAALATLKFDFRVAVVMRDIRGMSYEDIASALELSMGTVKSRIARGREMLRAALNLPPRKESRS; encoded by the coding sequence ATGCTGCCGGCTTCTGAACTCCATTTACGATTCGCGCTGGACACAACCGGCATTGCGGCCCCTGAAACCGCGCAGCCGCTTTCCATCGCCGAAGTTGAGCTACTGGATGGCATTCGAGCCGGCAGCCACGCGGCTTTTGAAACTCTGGTCACAGCCCACCAGAAGCCCATCTACAACTTGCTGTTGCGCGTGCTTGGCGACCCAGAGGATGCCGCCGATGTTCTGCAAGAAACATTCTTGAGCGCCTACCGTGGCGCCCAGACATTTCGCGGTGACTGTGACATCCGCACTTGGCTCTACCGGATTGCCGTCAATCGCGCTGCCAATCACCGCCGGTGGTGGCGCTGCCGACGGCAAGCATCAACCGTTTCGCTCGATGCCGAACCGGAAGACGGGCAGTTGTCACTCTCGGAAACACTCGCCGCACCGGACGCGACCCCGGAGCAACAAGCCCTCTGGCGCGAGCGTCAGGCTCAGGTTCTGGCCGCACTTGCCACGCTCAAGTTTGATTTTCGGGTTGCCGTGGTCATGCGTGATATTCGCGGCATGAGTTATGAAGACATTGCATCGGCACTGGAACTTTCCATGGGGACGGTCAAATCGCGCATTGCGCGCGGACGGGAGATGCTCCGCGCCGCGCTCAACCTTCCGCCCCGAAAGGAGTCTCGGTCATGA